The window ACTCCTGTGGCTCATTGTTGCAGGATGAGATATAGTGGAGTTCACACCCCCTAATGTTTGGGCAGAAAGTATTACATTAAGTCTATTCATTAATTTTATGGAGTCTTCTTGAGAACCTTTGATTTCGAAGCTCACAACTCCCCCGTTTGCCTTCAAAACTTTCCTGGCTGTATTATAATCAGGATGCACCTTTATTCCGGGATAATATACTCTGGATACTTTCGGATGCTCTTGGAGAAACTCCGCTATCTTTTGTGCATTAGAATTTATAACATCCATTCTTACCTTCAGTGTCTTCATTCCTCGTATAGTGAGATATGATGCATGTGGATCTGCAGATGTACCTAAACTCCTTCTGGTAAGATCAATTTTATTCATTAATTCGTTGTTACCACAAGCCACTCCTATTATTACATCATTATGTCCTGCAATGAACTTTGATCCACTATGTACTACAATATTTGCTCCTTGGACAATAGGTTTCTGGTTTATTGGCGTAGCGAACGTTCCGTCTACAACCAATAGCATATTATTTTCTTTACATATTTTAGCCAACTCAGGCAAATCTACAACCCTTAATGTGGGGTTTGAAATACTCTCCACAAATACCATATCGTATTTTTTCTCCTTAGCTTTCTCTATGACTTCTCCAGGTTCAGCAACTTCAGCTCTTACACCCCAATTTTTCATAAATTCAGTGAAGAATTTGTACGATCTACCGAACATGTCCCTATGAATGAGGACTGATGAATTTGGTTTTAACAGGGTAAAAGCTACCGTAGATATTGCTCCCATACCTGAGGAAAATACTACACCCATTTCTGCTTCTTCTAAATTAGCAACCATCTCTGCCAACTTTAGTACAGTTGGATTTGCCTCTCTTGTATATCTAAATTTCTCTCCAACAGGAAATTCAAAGGACGTGGTCTGATATATTGGAGTGGTAATAGCGCCAGTTTTTTCGTCTGTTCCTTCAAATGTAGCTTTAGTTCCATCTCTCAACCCATGCACCCCCTGCTATCTTAGCTTCCTTGACTAAACACTTCTGAGAGTATGTTTCACAGATTTCAAGTCCATCCTTTTTAATTTTGTTTTTATCAGTATATTCATCAACGAACACTGCAATTGTAGGACCAGCCCCACTTACACATGCACCAATTGCGTTATTCTCTATTGAAATTCTCTTAAGTTTTTCATAGTGTGGGAAAAGTGGACTCCTCGCTACTTCTACTATCTCGTCATTCAAACCCAATCTTAATAAGTCCCTATCACCTTTAATAAGTCCTAAAATTGTAGAGGAAAGATATCTTGAATTTCTAACCATCTTACTTAATTCCACATTACGGGGAAGCATTTCACGTGCCTTCTTAGTTTTATCCTTAAGCTGTAAAACTGGAATGAATAGTAATAAGGAGAAATTTAAGTTAACTGGGATGGGCGAAACTGTAACTGGTTCAGTATTTAATACAGCTACTACCCCTCCATAAACACTTGCCGCAACATTATCAGGGTGAGCAGAGCCTGAGG is drawn from Sulfolobus acidocaldarius SUSAZ and contains these coding sequences:
- a CDS encoding homoserine kinase, which translates into the protein MLIKAYSSSANLGAGFDILALAHDAFEDSVEMEAIPNSTLQVLVTGDGVPNEVDKNSASYAVYKLLNELDVKVKVKIKVIKGIPAGLGLGSSGASAVAAVVGVNNLLKLGLDKQELVRASMIGEIASSGSAHPDNVAASVYGGVVAVLNTEPVTVSPIPVNLNFSLLLFIPVLQLKDKTKKAREMLPRNVELSKMVRNSRYLSSTILGLIKGDRDLLRLGLNDEIVEVARSPLFPHYEKLKRISIENNAIGACVSGAGPTIAVFVDEYTDKNKIKKDGLEICETYSQKCLVKEAKIAGGAWVERWN